The proteins below are encoded in one region of Oncorhynchus masou masou isolate Uvic2021 chromosome 15, UVic_Omas_1.1, whole genome shotgun sequence:
- the LOC135556093 gene encoding fructose-bisphosphate aldolase A-like — MPHSFPFLSTEQKKELSDIAQKIVAPGKGILAADESTGSVAKRFQSINAENTEENRRLYRQLLFTADRVEPCIGGVIFFHETLYQKTDDGKLFPQLIKERDMVVGIKVDKGVVPLAGTNGETTTQGLDGLYERCAQYKKDGADFAKWRCVLKITDTTPSELAIKENANVLARYASICQMHGIVPIVEPEILPDGDHDLKRCQYVTEKVLAAVYKALSDHHVYLEGTLLKPNMVTPGHSCSQKYSNQEIAMATVTALRRTVPPAVPGITFLSGGQSEEEASINLNAMNQCPLHRPWAITFSYGRALQASALKAWGGKPENGKACQEEFIKRALNNSKACQGKYVSSGDKGAAGGESLYVANHAY; from the exons ATGCCTCACTCATTCCCATTCCTCTCTACGGAGCAGAAGAAGGAGCTCAGTGATATTGCTCAGAAGATCGTCGCTCCCGGCAAAGGAATCCTTGCTGCCGATGAGTCCACAG GCAGCGTGGCCAAGCGCTTCCAAAGCATCAACGCTGAGAACACTGAGGAGAACCGCCGTCTTTACCGCCAGCTCCTCTTCACGGCCGACCGCGTAGAGCCATGCATCGGCGGAGTCATCTTCTTCCATGAGACCCTGTACCAGAAGACAGACGACGGCAAGCTGTTCCCTCAGCTCATcaaggagagagacatggtggtgggcATCAAGGTGGACAAAGGTGTCGTCCCCCTGGCCGGGACCAACGGAGAGACCACCACTCAGG gtctGGATGGGCTGTACGAGCGGTGTGCCCAGTACAAAAAGGACGGAGCTGACTTTGCTAAGTGGCGTTGTGTGCTGAAGATCACTGACACCACCCCCTCAGAGCTAGCCATCAAGGAGAATGCCAATGTGCTGGCCCGCTACGCCAGTATCTGccagatg CATGGCATTGTGCCCATCGTGGAGCCCGAGATCCTGCCAGACGGAGACCATGACCTGAAGCGCTGCCAGTATGTTACTGAGAAG gTTCTGGCTGCGGTGTATAAGGCTTTGTCTGACCACCATGTATACCTGGAGGGCACCCTGCTGAAGCCCAACATGGTCACCCCAGGACACTCCTGTTCCCAAAAGTACAGCAACCAGGAGATAGCCATGGCAACTGTCACCGCCCTGCGCCGCACCGTGCCCCCGGCTGTGCCTG GCATCACCTTCCTGTCTGGCGGCCAGTCTGAGGAGGAGGCCTCCATCAACCTGAATGCCATGAACCAGTGTCCCCTTCACCGGCCCTGGGCCATCACCTTCTCCTACGGCCGCGCCCTGCAGGCCTCCGCCCTCAAGGCCTGGGGAGGCAAGCCAGAGAACGGCAAGGCCTGCCAGGAGGAGTTCATCAAGAGAGCCCTG aacaacagcaaggcCTGTCAGGGCAAGTATGTTTCCTCCGGAGACAAGGGCGCCGCCGGCGGAGAATCCCTCTATGTGGCCAACCACGCCTATTAA